From one Streptomyces sp. NBC_01478 genomic stretch:
- a CDS encoding nucleotidyltransferase domain-containing protein, translating into MKRERATTLLNDMLDRLEEGGWPLDLVDEILVFGSYARGALSPSDVDMVVEHRRDDRLTSEFLHSLSYGGDPSASMKRALKGRSRGLQIHFGERKSLEAEGFELTLLWTRGEPVDAARARLAAITPDPAAGRAPRDHMIEAFDGIDRWVPRPVRIDLTDLVDRKAATIRQLQLPDAEPAHPAAHEALTRWSETSPLRRAAAAVLAHLEAASRPLDSVYLHGEPVIGSRYSDTTWQTGVGFGWSHHRSISRHLQEGTDWFEVVRPTRTQPLHTLHITIQDRSALPRL; encoded by the coding sequence GTGAAACGCGAGCGCGCCACCACGCTCCTCAACGACATGCTCGACCGCCTGGAGGAGGGAGGCTGGCCGCTGGACCTCGTCGACGAGATCCTCGTCTTCGGCTCCTACGCACGTGGCGCACTGAGCCCCTCGGACGTCGACATGGTCGTGGAGCACCGTCGTGACGACCGTCTCACCTCCGAGTTCCTTCACTCCCTGTCCTACGGCGGCGACCCCTCCGCCTCGATGAAGCGCGCCCTCAAGGGCAGAAGCCGCGGCCTGCAGATCCACTTCGGTGAACGCAAGAGCCTCGAAGCGGAAGGGTTCGAGCTGACCTTGCTGTGGACGCGGGGCGAACCCGTCGATGCCGCCCGTGCCCGGCTCGCCGCCATCACTCCCGATCCCGCGGCAGGCCGGGCTCCACGCGACCACATGATCGAGGCTTTCGACGGCATCGACCGCTGGGTCCCGCGTCCGGTCCGCATCGATCTCACCGACCTCGTCGACCGCAAAGCCGCCACCATCCGCCAACTCCAGCTCCCCGACGCCGAACCCGCCCATCCCGCAGCCCACGAGGCACTCACCCGCTGGAGCGAGACCAGCCCGCTGCGCCGCGCCGCAGCGGCCGTCCTCGCCCATCTCGAAGCCGCCTCCCGCCCCCTCGACTCCGTCTACCTCCACGGGGAACCGGTCATCGGCAGCCGCTACAGCGACACCACCTGGCAGACCGGCGTCGGATTCGGCTGGAGCCACCACCGCAGCATCTCCCGCCACCTGCAGGAGGGCACCGACTGGTTCGAGGTCGTCC
- the casA gene encoding type I-E CRISPR-associated protein Cse1/CasA: MPSLPAYPVDLRPCIPVRLDEQHEVFGLREVLIQAHRIEDLALPLPPAHSALLRMLTAITAELTGLDDPDLSLEEWHERRGDLLSSGRGLKAQDVHDYCDASTWDLYHPSRPFLQDPRLTEQCTKTSGINKLVFGRPAGNNLQWLSVHTDTAPWPLSSDEAFWHLLIQHFYGAAGRCTTRSAGPHTSGRATAGPLRSTLSFHPQGATLLETLLMHQFPYRGTPQHSADTCPWQESTPPDPVHAPPPVTWPKRLLTGRSRHAVLLIPNDDGSAATDCYLTWATQHPAYPATDPYLIIDTHTQAKAEDRDRPRRADADRALWRDLDALLLAGDESSAQRRPAVFDTLNDLPAPVRGRLRVRVCGFDQDGRTTNRIWYTALTPSIWNQAEEHDPVAARRIASCHQAAEHLGALLRSCANTAWNETSTPAAAGGAPPAPRRGRPTSRWARESLADYWPHAEQVFWDLVHQDPDEASDPYPAFARTAVAALRQTVRPDLARHRMAGPALARAVRALMAAAAPAATARKKAARRAQP; the protein is encoded by the coding sequence ATGCCCTCCCTGCCGGCCTACCCCGTTGACCTGCGCCCCTGCATCCCGGTGCGCCTGGACGAGCAGCACGAGGTGTTCGGGCTGCGCGAGGTACTCATCCAGGCACACCGCATCGAGGACCTGGCGCTGCCGCTGCCGCCCGCGCATTCCGCGCTGCTGCGGATGCTGACTGCCATCACCGCCGAACTCACCGGCCTGGACGACCCGGACCTGTCACTGGAGGAGTGGCACGAGCGGCGAGGCGACCTGCTGAGCAGCGGCCGCGGACTGAAAGCCCAGGACGTCCACGACTACTGCGACGCCTCCACGTGGGACCTCTACCACCCGAGCCGCCCCTTCCTGCAGGACCCGCGTCTGACCGAGCAGTGCACCAAGACCTCCGGCATCAACAAACTCGTCTTCGGCCGGCCCGCCGGCAACAACCTTCAATGGCTCAGTGTCCACACCGACACCGCCCCGTGGCCTCTGTCCAGCGACGAGGCCTTCTGGCACCTGCTGATCCAGCACTTCTACGGTGCCGCCGGCCGCTGCACCACCCGCAGCGCCGGCCCCCACACCAGCGGCCGGGCCACCGCCGGCCCCCTGCGCTCCACCCTCTCCTTCCACCCTCAGGGCGCCACCCTCCTGGAGACACTCCTGATGCACCAGTTCCCCTACCGCGGCACCCCCCAGCACTCCGCGGACACCTGTCCCTGGCAGGAATCCACACCACCCGACCCCGTCCACGCCCCGCCCCCGGTGACCTGGCCCAAACGCCTGCTCACCGGCCGCTCCCGGCACGCCGTGCTCCTGATCCCCAACGACGACGGCAGCGCCGCCACCGACTGCTACCTCACCTGGGCGACCCAGCACCCCGCCTACCCGGCTACCGACCCCTACCTCATCATCGACACCCACACGCAGGCCAAGGCCGAGGACCGCGACCGGCCCCGCCGCGCCGATGCCGACCGTGCCCTGTGGCGCGACCTGGACGCCCTGCTGCTCGCCGGCGACGAGAGCTCCGCCCAGCGCCGCCCCGCCGTCTTCGACACCCTCAACGACCTGCCCGCCCCCGTACGGGGGCGGCTGCGGGTGCGGGTGTGCGGCTTCGACCAGGACGGCCGCACCACCAACCGGATCTGGTACACCGCCCTGACCCCGTCCATCTGGAACCAGGCCGAAGAACACGACCCTGTTGCCGCCCGCCGGATCGCCTCCTGCCACCAGGCCGCCGAACACCTGGGCGCCCTCCTGCGCTCCTGCGCCAACACCGCCTGGAACGAGACCTCCACCCCGGCCGCCGCCGGCGGCGCACCGCCCGCCCCGCGCCGGGGCCGGCCCACCAGCCGGTGGGCGAGGGAGTCCCTGGCCGATTACTGGCCGCACGCCGAGCAGGTGTTCTGGGACCTCGTCCACCAGGACCCGGACGAGGCGAGCGACCCCTATCCGGCCTTCGCCCGCACCGCCGTGGCCGCCCTGCGCCAGACCGTCCGCCCCGACCTGGCCCGCCACCGGATGGCCGGCCCCGCCCTGGCCCGCGCCGTCCGCGCCCTCATGGCCGCCGCGGCTCCTGCCGCCACCGCCCGCAAGAAAGCAGCCCGCCGTGCCCAGCCGTGA
- the cas6e gene encoding type I-E CRISPR-associated protein Cas6/Cse3/CasE yields the protein MPTVTLTRVRLNLAHPTVRRDLADYTALHRTVMRLMPDDLGPHPRQRAGALFRLERDDHQPLLLVQSCIPPDLTGLPDHYGSAEARDFTPVLSALTPGRPVRYRITANPSTRSRRRPGPGEKPLPKHGRVLALDDTAALDWWHRRAMEAGLHLHATTMEPKPFRRPRRGRPGPVHRLLQFDGTARITDPAALTDALLNGIGRAKSYGAGLLSLAPA from the coding sequence GTGCCCACCGTCACCCTGACCCGCGTCCGCCTCAACCTCGCCCACCCCACGGTCCGCCGCGACCTGGCCGACTACACCGCCCTGCACCGCACCGTCATGCGGCTGATGCCCGACGACCTCGGCCCCCACCCCCGCCAGAGGGCCGGCGCGCTCTTCCGCCTCGAACGCGACGACCACCAGCCCCTCCTGCTGGTGCAGAGCTGCATCCCGCCCGACCTCACCGGCCTGCCCGACCACTATGGCAGCGCCGAGGCCCGCGACTTCACCCCCGTGCTCAGCGCCCTCACCCCGGGCCGCCCCGTCCGCTACCGCATCACCGCCAACCCCTCCACCCGCAGCCGCCGCCGGCCCGGCCCCGGCGAGAAACCCCTGCCCAAACACGGCCGCGTCCTCGCCCTCGACGACACAGCCGCCCTCGACTGGTGGCACCGCCGCGCCATGGAGGCCGGCCTGCACCTGCACGCCACCACCATGGAACCCAAGCCCTTCCGCCGTCCCCGCCGCGGCCGGCCCGGCCCCGTCCACCGTCTCCTCCAGTTCGACGGAACCGCCCGCATCACCGACCCGGCCGCCCTCACCGACGCACTGCTCAACGGCATCGGCCGCGCCAAGTCCTACGGCGCCGGCCTGCTCAGCCTCGCCCCCGCCTGA
- a CDS encoding helix-turn-helix domain-containing protein — protein sequence MFQRHLHRHDDVDLVMSALGDDPQRLPVLITWGAALRRDVASALREVIATGAWQSDFRVRSAAANWREEPRFQVFLDQGLEKRRNRGPKYEHLDAALLTFPETRAALYRVSAAECPQHCRTETGTFAEDRHVDDYREALFGWYAAIQHAHDCVMRAARWFANAQPPDSRRPEAFTDWMSGTRRHHSSDTAREADPAAQRALQEIILMMHAWSPHTFEAIDVAFQKAEGEDASHAWGGSFEPAGRSEAQAAAEALASVLSPQERQQVRDVIDQIETDDEDRDMDLAKDSTLACTSDRHRSYGAESGGREDCARARGRVYEEASQPWNEGVDHAADAARLARFLLGPRTDRIRTALAAARAAVARDTAESAPQVWHDNAQTLQEAREVAGLNLHDAAGHLGIKPPTLQRFEQATGKLPGRPVSLGYLQLLTLTCTQAGRTAPACIPQAISQPVISLPTTL from the coding sequence GTGTTCCAGCGTCATCTTCACCGTCATGACGACGTCGATCTGGTGATGTCCGCGCTGGGGGACGATCCCCAGCGCCTGCCGGTCCTGATCACATGGGGTGCGGCACTGCGGCGGGACGTGGCTTCGGCGCTGCGGGAGGTCATCGCGACCGGAGCGTGGCAGAGCGACTTCCGTGTCCGCAGCGCCGCGGCGAACTGGCGTGAGGAACCCCGCTTCCAAGTCTTCCTCGACCAGGGGCTCGAAAAGCGCCGTAACCGAGGCCCCAAATATGAGCACCTGGACGCCGCTCTGCTGACGTTCCCCGAGACCCGTGCCGCTCTCTACCGGGTGAGCGCGGCGGAATGCCCGCAGCACTGCCGCACGGAGACCGGCACCTTTGCCGAGGACCGGCATGTGGATGACTACCGGGAGGCGCTGTTCGGCTGGTATGCCGCCATCCAGCACGCGCACGACTGCGTCATGAGGGCGGCGCGCTGGTTCGCGAACGCACAACCGCCCGACTCCCGCCGGCCTGAGGCCTTCACCGACTGGATGAGCGGAACCAGGCGTCACCACAGCAGCGATACCGCGCGGGAGGCGGATCCGGCCGCCCAGCGAGCCTTGCAGGAAATCATCCTGATGATGCACGCCTGGAGCCCGCACACCTTCGAAGCCATCGACGTGGCCTTCCAGAAGGCGGAGGGAGAAGATGCATCCCATGCCTGGGGCGGCAGCTTCGAGCCCGCCGGCCGGTCCGAAGCCCAGGCGGCCGCGGAAGCACTCGCGAGCGTCCTTTCCCCGCAGGAACGCCAACAGGTCCGGGACGTCATCGATCAGATCGAGACCGACGACGAGGACCGCGACATGGACCTCGCGAAGGACAGCACGCTGGCCTGCACCAGTGACCGCCACCGCTCCTACGGCGCCGAATCCGGCGGGCGCGAGGACTGCGCCAGGGCCCGAGGCCGTGTATACGAGGAGGCCTCCCAGCCCTGGAACGAGGGCGTCGACCACGCGGCCGACGCTGCCCGGCTCGCCCGGTTCCTGCTCGGTCCCCGTACCGACCGGATCCGCACCGCCCTTGCCGCAGCCCGGGCAGCCGTGGCCCGGGACACCGCCGAGAGTGCACCGCAGGTCTGGCACGACAACGCCCAAACCCTTCAGGAAGCTCGCGAGGTCGCAGGACTCAATCTCCACGACGCTGCCGGCCACCTGGGCATCAAGCCCCCCACACTCCAGCGCTTCGAACAGGCAACGGGCAAGCTCCCCGGACGCCCGGTCTCCCTCGGCTACCTCCAACTCCTCACCCTGACCTGCACCCAGGCGGGCCGCACCGCTCCCGCCTGCATCCCGCAGGCCATCTCCCAGCCGGTGATCTCACTGCCGACCACCCTGTAA
- the cas5e gene encoding type I-E CRISPR-associated protein Cas5/CasD, with amino-acid sequence MPATPADTNTDAVRTAPGGLLLRLAGVLSAYGTDTAFTRRDTQPHPTRSALIGMFAAAAGRPRHQALDPLDLPGRPRYTDLAFTIRVDTPSTLYTDFHTTGSGRSRHEQLRTSKGERRQEGKTTHVSHRHYLTDACFTVAVQGPAALIAYLAHTLEHPCFALYLGRRACVPDEPLVLTPPLSDPLTHLRHHAPLTLHTPPDPEADRIPVTFWHDTPPPNPTAHRELADNPVDFTPHHRRYTVRSLWTTTERLPAALYAGADPLPALTAYRHRLEQPCPPSP; translated from the coding sequence ATGCCCGCCACCCCCGCCGACACCAACACCGATGCCGTCCGCACCGCACCGGGCGGGCTCCTCCTGCGCCTGGCCGGCGTCCTGAGTGCCTACGGCACCGACACCGCCTTCACCCGCCGCGACACCCAGCCCCACCCCACCCGCTCCGCCCTCATCGGCATGTTCGCCGCCGCCGCAGGCCGCCCCCGCCACCAGGCCCTCGACCCCCTCGACCTGCCGGGCCGCCCCCGCTACACCGACCTGGCGTTCACCATCCGCGTCGACACCCCCAGCACCCTCTACACCGACTTCCACACCACCGGCAGCGGCCGTTCCCGCCACGAACAACTGCGCACCAGCAAGGGAGAACGGCGCCAGGAAGGCAAAACCACCCACGTCTCCCACCGCCACTACCTCACCGACGCCTGCTTCACCGTCGCCGTCCAGGGCCCCGCCGCCCTCATCGCCTACCTCGCCCACACTCTCGAACACCCCTGCTTCGCCCTCTACCTGGGCCGCCGCGCCTGCGTCCCCGACGAACCCCTCGTCCTCACCCCACCCCTGAGCGACCCGCTCACCCACCTGCGTCACCACGCCCCCCTCACCCTGCACACCCCACCCGACCCGGAAGCAGACCGCATCCCGGTCACCTTCTGGCATGACACCCCACCCCCCAACCCCACCGCCCACCGCGAACTCGCCGACAACCCCGTCGACTTCACCCCCCACCACCGCCGGTACACCGTCCGCTCGCTGTGGACCACCACCGAACGCCTGCCCGCCGCCCTCTACGCCGGAGCCGACCCTCTGCCCGCTCTGACCGCCTACCGCCACCGACTGGAGCAGCCGTGCCCACCGTCACCCTGA
- a CDS encoding ATP-binding protein, which yields MNASSDGHYLDLPNARLVPTRTVLRTQKQLQSAIKLRAMLCIHGGVGLGKTLTVRTCLRDLASDNTLFFQFHRHCPLGDIQKAVAAALDIPDTTRSLTPRIRAALAERPYVLVFDETQGLTTDALEWVRPLWDTDDNRPTIIFVGAEDTRRHLRRRAALASRVTQWPRFSPLHPTEVVQHMPTYHPVWSKVGEEDLLWLDDAACRGNFRDWAKLTSAIQEILTERGQPLDAFTRAIAREALATFDPSDLHLPPDEDL from the coding sequence GTGAACGCCAGCAGTGACGGCCACTACCTCGACCTGCCCAACGCCCGCCTCGTGCCCACCCGCACCGTGCTGCGCACCCAGAAACAGCTCCAGTCCGCCATCAAGCTCCGTGCCATGCTCTGCATCCACGGCGGCGTCGGACTGGGTAAAACACTCACCGTCCGCACCTGCCTGCGTGACCTGGCCTCTGACAACACCCTGTTCTTCCAGTTCCACCGCCACTGTCCGCTCGGCGACATTCAGAAAGCCGTCGCCGCGGCCCTCGACATCCCGGACACCACGCGCAGCCTCACCCCACGCATCCGCGCAGCCTTGGCCGAACGCCCCTACGTCCTCGTCTTCGACGAGACTCAAGGGCTCACCACTGACGCGCTCGAGTGGGTACGTCCCCTCTGGGACACCGACGACAACCGCCCGACCATCATCTTTGTCGGCGCCGAAGACACCCGCAGGCACCTCCGACGCCGGGCGGCCCTCGCCTCACGCGTCACCCAGTGGCCGCGCTTCTCACCGCTGCATCCCACCGAAGTCGTCCAGCACATGCCCACCTACCACCCGGTGTGGAGCAAGGTCGGTGAGGAGGACCTGCTGTGGCTCGACGACGCGGCCTGTCGCGGCAACTTCCGCGACTGGGCCAAACTCACCAGCGCCATCCAGGAAATCCTTACCGAACGGGGCCAGCCCCTCGACGCTTTCACCCGCGCTATCGCACGCGAAGCCCTGGCCACATTCGACCCGTCCGACCTCCACCTCCCGCCCGATGAAGACCTGTGA
- the casB gene encoding type I-E CRISPR-associated protein Cse2/CasB, whose product MPSRDDYRAHCDAYVAAVRDLCTAPESRAALGSGRGRPVDDCQRLHPFLSRLTRNHPDRRAHYTLAGLIAHERPDRHPTTPAPDPDHPRAWRSRPSLGATLARAAHGRTDGPFERELQVLIRLSEDLLHRRLPGLTRQLLGSGHPPDFAVLLADLTYWSSNRPSVATRWQDDFYLFTPTPTPPPASSAGTQETSST is encoded by the coding sequence GTGCCCAGCCGTGACGACTACCGCGCCCACTGCGACGCCTACGTCGCCGCCGTCCGTGACCTGTGCACCGCCCCGGAGAGCAGAGCCGCTCTCGGGTCGGGCCGCGGCCGTCCCGTCGACGACTGCCAGCGCCTGCACCCCTTCCTCAGCCGCCTCACCCGCAACCACCCCGACCGGCGCGCCCACTACACCCTCGCCGGCCTCATCGCCCACGAACGCCCCGACCGCCACCCCACCACCCCCGCCCCAGACCCCGACCATCCCCGCGCCTGGCGGTCGCGCCCCAGCCTCGGCGCCACCCTGGCCCGCGCCGCACACGGGCGGACCGACGGCCCCTTCGAGAGGGAACTGCAGGTCCTCATCCGCCTGTCCGAGGACCTGCTCCACCGGCGCCTGCCCGGCCTGACCCGCCAACTGCTGGGCAGCGGCCATCCGCCGGACTTCGCCGTCCTGCTGGCCGACCTCACCTACTGGAGCAGCAACCGTCCCAGCGTCGCCACCCGCTGGCAGGACGACTTCTACCTCTTCACCCCCACACCCACTCCGCCCCCGGCCTCTTCGGCCGGCACACAAGAGACGAGCAGCACATGA
- the cas3 gene encoding CRISPR-associated helicase Cas3' produces the protein MGVVEDSRPGGLDLSLWGKYSLLYGLAYSLLFHQLDAAAVMGELWDRYLTPAQRRVICRGLGLEPAQARCEAMFLAGAHDIGKAGRFQMCEPGAWAQVSDELRADAGPWRLIRHERASMHTAVELLADLGYRLGGNTSPAVRAAQILGAHHGRYLQCDLLGAARPERVRLDLGGPLWQDLRRRYLAQVRYLTGAGTPPPRISTEAAVLLTGLIMVADRLVSQPHVWMRRAMAPASCALTHWINTRHPADADAEEGWAAEVVTASGLERITLPEVPFTQAHPHTTGPNRLQASVIAQLEPVVREQGAGILVVTDSTGAGKTITGREAARTFNRHCGTRGMAVLQPTTAIADAAYDDLVAYVAAHRPRRAPVTLVHSHPWTSAAYHDKRLLEAGGQLTLDEYFDASQDGAGRPGQHVTVPDPFLRGWDRALLAQFTVATIDQALMAVLPVRYSALRMLALSGRTVILDEVHVATPYMRRLTARLLHWLAALGTPVVLLSATLAPPVARELVHAYLAGAGLKPGQLDGLDVDVPYPGWLFAAARDGAVTRIDPAQAAAHVTMTRRRLTVQHQPVLAARLGAVERTVADGERLHRIAEESSLVLAHGGCMIVVCATVADAQDTFRHLARMPWPRPRENLVLLHARFPGHQREAITRRVRARLGPAGTRPERLAVVTTSLLDMSLDIDCDLMISDLASLSRLLQRAGRLWRFERLWQEDGTDRRRPGWILERGPRLTVLAPVADGRTHLPHWWGRGEPAFELHAAAHLLAQTPARPLDLPAQLPGLLETASTRIPDTLAALHTAYQADLQRYEHLGQEQAVPPPARTGSLADLYRHPTTAGAAPTREGSRPRRLLACYRQPDGSLHLDPAGTQPLPDSPRLPAPAIRAILERTLDVPEDWLADAPARPPESWRQHALLADLTLLIHDAAVPGPVRFGTHLLHLDAHLGLVHDEARS, from the coding sequence ATGGGCGTGGTCGAGGACAGCCGGCCCGGCGGGCTGGACCTGTCACTGTGGGGCAAGTACAGCCTGCTCTACGGCCTGGCCTACTCATTGCTGTTCCATCAGCTGGATGCGGCTGCGGTGATGGGGGAGTTGTGGGACCGGTACCTGACGCCCGCGCAGCGCCGGGTGATCTGCCGAGGACTGGGACTGGAGCCGGCCCAGGCGCGGTGCGAGGCCATGTTCCTGGCCGGCGCACACGACATCGGCAAGGCGGGCCGCTTCCAGATGTGCGAGCCGGGAGCATGGGCACAGGTCAGCGATGAACTGCGTGCGGATGCGGGGCCGTGGAGGCTGATACGGCACGAACGTGCCTCCATGCACACGGCCGTTGAACTCCTGGCGGATCTCGGATACCGGCTGGGAGGCAACACCAGCCCGGCGGTGCGCGCGGCCCAGATTCTCGGCGCCCATCACGGCCGCTATCTGCAGTGCGACCTCCTTGGAGCGGCCCGTCCCGAGCGGGTGCGTCTGGATCTCGGCGGCCCGTTGTGGCAGGACCTGCGCCGCCGCTACCTCGCCCAGGTCCGCTATCTGACGGGTGCCGGCACGCCGCCGCCCAGGATTTCCACCGAGGCCGCGGTGCTGCTGACGGGGCTGATCATGGTTGCGGACCGGCTGGTGAGCCAGCCTCATGTATGGATGCGGCGCGCGATGGCGCCGGCCTCGTGCGCACTGACGCACTGGATCAATACCCGTCACCCGGCGGACGCGGACGCCGAAGAGGGGTGGGCCGCCGAGGTGGTGACCGCGTCCGGGCTGGAGCGGATCACTCTGCCCGAGGTGCCCTTCACCCAGGCCCATCCGCACACCACCGGCCCCAACCGGCTGCAGGCCTCGGTCATCGCCCAACTCGAGCCGGTGGTACGCGAGCAGGGAGCGGGCATCCTGGTGGTCACCGACTCCACCGGCGCCGGCAAGACGATCACAGGCCGGGAGGCCGCCCGGACCTTCAACCGCCACTGCGGCACCCGCGGGATGGCCGTCCTGCAGCCCACCACCGCCATCGCGGATGCCGCCTACGACGACCTCGTGGCCTACGTGGCCGCGCACCGTCCCCGGCGGGCCCCGGTGACACTGGTGCACAGCCACCCCTGGACCAGTGCCGCCTATCACGACAAACGGCTGCTGGAAGCCGGCGGCCAGCTGACCCTGGACGAGTACTTCGACGCATCACAGGACGGCGCAGGCCGTCCCGGACAACACGTCACGGTCCCGGACCCCTTTCTGCGCGGCTGGGACAGAGCGCTGCTGGCGCAGTTCACCGTCGCCACCATCGACCAGGCGCTGATGGCCGTGCTGCCGGTGCGCTACAGCGCGCTGCGGATGCTGGCCCTGTCCGGCCGCACCGTCATCCTGGACGAAGTCCACGTCGCCACCCCCTACATGCGGCGCCTCACGGCACGGCTCCTGCACTGGCTGGCAGCGCTGGGTACACCGGTCGTGCTGCTGTCCGCCACACTGGCGCCGCCCGTGGCCCGGGAACTGGTGCACGCCTATCTGGCCGGCGCCGGACTGAAGCCCGGCCAGCTGGACGGCCTGGACGTGGACGTGCCCTACCCGGGCTGGCTGTTTGCCGCGGCCCGCGACGGCGCCGTCACCCGTATCGACCCCGCCCAGGCCGCCGCCCACGTCACGATGACCCGCCGCCGACTGACGGTGCAGCACCAGCCCGTGCTCGCGGCCCGGCTCGGCGCCGTGGAACGGACCGTCGCCGACGGGGAACGGCTGCACCGCATCGCCGAGGAGAGCAGTCTCGTCCTGGCACACGGCGGCTGCATGATCGTGGTCTGTGCCACCGTCGCCGACGCACAGGACACCTTCCGCCACCTCGCCCGCATGCCCTGGCCCAGGCCCCGGGAGAACCTGGTCCTGCTTCATGCCCGATTCCCCGGCCACCAGCGCGAAGCCATCACCCGGCGGGTACGCGCCCGGCTCGGCCCCGCCGGGACACGCCCCGAACGGCTGGCCGTGGTCACCACCAGCCTGCTCGACATGAGCCTGGACATCGACTGCGACCTCATGATCAGTGACCTGGCCTCGCTGTCCCGGCTGCTGCAGCGGGCGGGCCGGCTGTGGCGCTTCGAACGGCTGTGGCAGGAAGACGGCACAGACCGCCGCAGGCCGGGCTGGATCCTGGAGCGCGGGCCGCGTCTGACGGTACTGGCCCCAGTTGCCGACGGCCGCACACACCTCCCGCACTGGTGGGGCAGGGGAGAGCCGGCCTTCGAACTGCACGCAGCCGCACACCTGCTGGCGCAGACGCCCGCCCGCCCGCTCGACCTGCCCGCCCAGCTCCCCGGCCTGCTGGAGACGGCCAGCACCCGCATCCCCGACACACTGGCCGCCCTGCACACCGCCTACCAGGCCGACCTGCAGCGCTATGAACACCTCGGGCAGGAACAAGCCGTGCCGCCGCCCGCCCGCACCGGCTCCCTGGCTGATCTCTACCGTCATCCCACCACCGCCGGTGCGGCCCCCACCCGGGAAGGCTCCCGCCCGCGGCGCCTGCTGGCCTGCTACCGCCAGCCGGACGGATCGCTCCACCTGGACCCGGCCGGCACCCAGCCCCTGCCCGACAGCCCCCGGCTGCCGGCGCCCGCCATCCGCGCGATCCTCGAACGCACCCTGGACGTCCCCGAGGACTGGCTCGCCGACGCCCCCGCACGTCCGCCCGAATCCTGGCGCCAGCATGCCCTGCTGGCGGACCTGACCCTGCTGATCCACGACGCCGCCGTCCCGGGCCCTGTCCGCTTCGGCACCCACCTGCTGCACCTCGATGCCCACCTCGGCCTCGTCCATGACGAGGCCCGGTCCTGA
- the cas7e gene encoding type I-E CRISPR-associated protein Cas7/Cse4/CasC, translating into MTTNPHLARYIDLHVLQDIPASCLNRGEHNDPKTLMIGNTQRAAISSQCAKRAVRHALETLLSEPAARTRRLPPRLAAALRAAGWPEDLARFAAAQVPRSATAEGLATDPGAEGRTLAMLYVPDDTILDDLAALCARHRTALEKGMAKEAKSTAKTGAYLPSGDVVSLLCARTASISLFGRFLAGLGDAHVDGAVQMAWAFTTHTSDPQPDFFTAYEDWAEPGEATSAHLDTAYLSAGVFYRYVSVNLTELTANLDGDASRAIALLGAFTDMFISTLPQAKKNSTAPHTLPDTVHYVVRDRRPVSYASAFHQPVKADRQGGHLAPTRSILSQHAGNITQLTGTRHRIAHGHVTQAPEPLEHLGPRHASYDDLVDAVTAAAAAPATAPRSYTAA; encoded by the coding sequence ATGACAACCAACCCGCACCTGGCCCGCTACATCGACCTGCACGTCCTCCAGGACATTCCCGCCTCCTGCCTCAACCGCGGCGAGCACAACGACCCCAAGACCCTCATGATCGGCAACACCCAGCGCGCGGCCATCTCCAGCCAGTGCGCCAAGCGCGCAGTCCGGCACGCGCTGGAGACCCTCCTGAGCGAACCCGCCGCCCGCACCCGCCGGCTGCCTCCCCGCCTGGCCGCCGCCCTCCGCGCGGCCGGCTGGCCCGAGGACCTCGCCCGCTTCGCCGCCGCCCAGGTCCCCCGCAGTGCCACCGCCGAAGGCCTGGCCACCGACCCGGGCGCCGAGGGCCGCACCCTGGCCATGCTCTACGTCCCCGACGACACCATCCTCGACGACCTCGCCGCTCTGTGCGCCCGTCACCGCACCGCCCTGGAAAAGGGCATGGCCAAGGAAGCCAAGTCCACCGCGAAAACCGGGGCCTACCTGCCCTCCGGCGACGTGGTGAGCCTGCTGTGCGCACGCACCGCCAGCATCAGCCTCTTCGGCCGCTTCCTCGCCGGCCTCGGTGACGCCCACGTCGACGGCGCCGTCCAGATGGCCTGGGCCTTCACCACCCACACCAGCGACCCGCAGCCCGACTTCTTCACCGCCTACGAGGACTGGGCCGAGCCCGGCGAGGCCACCAGCGCCCACCTGGACACCGCCTACCTCAGCGCCGGGGTCTTCTACCGCTACGTCAGTGTCAACCTCACCGAACTGACCGCCAATCTCGACGGAGACGCATCCCGGGCCATCGCCCTGCTCGGCGCGTTCACGGACATGTTCATCTCCACCCTGCCGCAGGCCAAGAAGAACTCCACCGCCCCGCACACCCTGCCCGACACCGTCCACTACGTCGTCCGCGACCGCCGCCCCGTCTCCTACGCCTCCGCCTTCCACCAGCCCGTCAAAGCCGACAGGCAGGGCGGCCACCTGGCCCCCACCCGCAGCATCCTGTCCCAGCACGCCGGCAACATCACCCAGCTGACCGGTACCCGTCACCGCATCGCCCACGGCCATGTCACCCAGGCCCCCGAACCGCTCGAACACCTCGGCCCGCGCCACGCCAGCTACGACGACCTCGTCGACGCCGTCACCGCCGCGGCCGCCGCCCCCGCCACCGCACCCCGCTCCTACACGGCGGCATGA